The segment CGGCGGCGCAGCCTGCGCAGCACCTGGGCGTCACACCACTCCTGGCCGATGCCCGCGGGATGGAACTCGCCCTGGACCACCCGGCCGGCGGCGGCGAGCCGCTGGAGCGCCCCGTCGGTGACGGCCGTGCCGAGACCGAAGCGGGCGGCGGCCTGCTCGGAGGTGAACGGGCCGTGGGTGCGGGCGTAACGGGACAGCAGATCGCCGAGCGGGTCCTTGACCGGTTCGGTGAACGACTCCGGGACACCGACCGGCAGCGCCGTGCCCAGCGCGTCACGGAGCCGGCCGGCGTCCTCGACCGCGGCCCAGTGGTCGGCGCCGGCGATCCGTACGGACAGGGCCCGGCGGGTGGCGGCCAGCTCCCGGGGCCAGGCCGGGTCCGCACCGCGCTCGGCCAGCTCGGCATCGGTCAGCGGCCCCAGCAGCCGCAGGACGTCGGCGACGCCCTCGACGTCCTTGACCCGCCGGTCGTCCGTACGCCACTGGAGCTCGCGCTCCAGCTCGGTCAGCACTTCGGCGTCCAGCAGCTCACGCAGCTCGGCCTGGCCGAGCAGTTCGGCGAGCAGCCGGGAGTCCAGGGAGAGGGCGGCGGCGCGGCGCTCGGCGAGCGGGGAGTCGCCCTCGTACAGGAACTGGGCGACATAGCCGAACAGCAGCGAGCGGGCGAACGGGGACGGTTCGGGGGTGGTGACCTCCACCAGGCGGACCCGGCGGGACTCGATGTCCCCCATCAGCTCCGTCAGGCCCGGGACGTCGAAGACGTCCTGGAGGCATTCGCGGACGGCTTCCAGCACGATCGGGAACGAGCCGAACTCGCTCGCCACCTGGAGGAGCTGGGCGGCCCGCTGGCGCTGCTGCCACAGCGGGGTGCGCTTGCCCGGGCTGCGCCGCGGCAGCAGCAGGGCGCGGGCGGCGCATTCCCGGAACCGGGAGGCGAACAGTGCGGAACCGCCGACCTGGTCCGTGACGAGCTGATCGACTTCGCCCTGGTCGAAGGCGACATCGGCGGCGCCCACGGGGGATTGCTCGGGGTCGTACTCCGCGCCGTGTCCGGGCGGGCCGGCGGACGGGTCGAAGCCGCTGTCGCCGTCGAGGAGATCGAGGCCCATGAGATCGGCGTCGGGCAGCCGCAGCACGATGCCGTCGTCGGCGTGCATCACCTGGGCGTCCATGCCGTGGCGCTCGGCGAGGCGGGCGCCGAGGGCCAGCGCCCAGGGGGCGTGCACCTGCGCGCCGAACGGGGAGTGGATGACCACCCGCCAGTCGCCGAGCTCGTCGCGGAACCGCTCCACGACGATCGTGCGGTCATCGGGGACATGGCCGCAGGCCTGCTTCTGCTCGGCGAGGTAGCTCAGCACATTGGACACCGCCCAGTCGTCCAGCCCGGCGGCGGACAGCCGGGCCCCGGCGTCCTCCGGCGCGAGCGAGCCGATCTCGCGGAGGAACGCGCCGAGCGCGCGGCCCAGTTCCAGAGGGCGACCCAGCTGGTCGCCCTTCCAGAAGGGCAGCCGCCCCGGCACCCCGGGGGCGGGAGTGACCAGCACCCGGTCGCGGGTGATGTCCTCGATGCGCCAGGACGTCGTGCCGAGTGTGAAGACATCGCCGACGCGGGACTCGTAGACCATCTCCTCGTCGAGCTCTCCGACCCGGCGCCCGCCGCCCCCCTTGCCGGAGTCGCCGCCCGCCAGGAACACCCCGAACAGGCCGCGGTCGGGGATGGTGCCACCGGAGGTGACGGCCAGCCGCTGTGCCCCGGGGCGGCCCGTGACCGTCTGTGCGACGCGGTCCCACACCAGGCGCGGCCGCAGCTCGGCGAAGGCGTCGGAGGGATAGCGGCCGGCGAGCATGTCCAGCACGGCCGTGAACGCCGACTCGGGAAGCGCGGCGAACGGGGCGGCCCGCCGGACCAGGGCCAGCAGCTCCTCGACGTCCCAGGTGTCCATCGCGGCCATGGCGACGAGCTGCTGGGCGAGCACGTCCAGCGGATTGGCCGGCACCCGCAGCGCCTCGATGGCGCCGGAGCGCATCCGCTCGGTGACCACGGCGGCCTGCACCAGATCGCCGCGGTACTTGGGGAACACGATGCCCGTCGAGACCGCGCCGACCTGATGGCCGGCCCGCCCGACGCGCTGGAGCCCGGACGCGACCGAAGGCGGCGACTCCACCTGGACGACCAGATCGACCGCGCCCATGTCGATACCCAGCTCCAGACTGGAGGTGGCGACCACGGCCGGCAGCCGGCCCGCCTTCAAGTCCTCCTCCACCTGGGCGCGTTGCTCCTTGGACACGGAACCGTGGTGGGCGCGGGCCAGCAGCGCCGGCGCCCCCTTGGCGGCACCGGCCTCGGCCATCAGCTCCGCGGGGGAGTGGTGTTCCGGCAGGGCCTCGCCCGTGGCCCGCTCGTAGGCGATCTCGTTGAGGCGGTTGCACAGCCGCTCCGCCAGACGGCGGGAGTTGGCGAAGACGATTGTGGAGCGATGGGCCTGGACGAGGTCGGCGATCTTCTCCTCGACCTGCGGCCAGATGGACGGCTTCTCACCGGTGTCGCCCTCCTGGACGGGTGAGCCGCCCAGCTCACCCATGTCCTCCACCGGGACGACCACCGAGAGGTCGAAACGCTTCCCGGACGGCGGCTGGACGATCTCCACCCGGCGCCGCGGCGACAGATAGCGGGCCACCTCCTCCACCGGGCGGACCGTCGCCGACAGCCCGATCCGTCGCGCCGGGCGGGCCAGGAGCTCGTCCAGCCGCTCCAGGGACAGCGCCAGATGCGCCCCGCGCTTCGTGCCGGCCACGGCGTGGACCTCGTCCAGGATCACCGTCTCCACGCCCGCCAGCGCCTCCCGGGCCGAGGACGTCAGCATCAGGAACAGTGACTCGGGGGTCGTGATGAGGATGTCCGGCGGGCGGTTGGCGATCGACCGGCGCTCGGCGGGCGGGGTGTCCCCGGAGCGGATGCCGACGGTGATGTCCGGCTCCGGCAGCCCGCGGCGGACCGACTCCTGGCGGATGCCCGTCAGCGGACTGCGCAGATTGCGCTCGACATCTACGGCCAGCGCCTTCAGCGGGGAGACGTACAACACCCGGCAGCGCTTCTTCGGCTCGGCGGGCGGCGGACTGCTCGCCAGCGCGTCCAGCGACGCGAGGAAGGCGGCGAGCGTCTTGCCCGAGCCCGTCGGCGCCACCACGAGGACGTCGGAGCCCGCGCCGATCGCCCGCCAGGCGCCCTCCTGCGCGGCCGTGGGCGCGCTGAACGCCCCGGCGAACCAACCGCGGGTCGCGGGGGAGAACGTCTCGAACGCTGCCTCGGCCATGTCCCCCATCGTGCACCGGACCACTGACAACGCGGACCCGCGCGCCGCGCCCACCGCCGCCGACCGGGCCTTTTCCGGCCGTCCACGCTTCGGACGGGCGGGCCCACGGCTGTCCGGCGGACGCAGAATGGCGGCATGGTCATGGTCAGCGGGGAGAGCGCGGCCGACGGCGGGCCCGGCGCGGCGGCCGTGCCGCGGGCGCGTGGCGAGTGGGCGCGCCACTGGCGCTACGACGGGCTGCCCGGCCTCGACCTGCTGCGCGCCCGCTACGTCCGGCACTCCTTCCCCCGCCACGCGCACGACGGCTATGTGGTCTGCGCGGTGACCTCCGGCATCGAGGAGGTCGGGCTCCGGCAGGGCACCGTCCGGGCCGGCCACGGCGGCATCATCATGATCAACCCGGAGGTCGCGCACACCGCGCGGGCGGGCGCACCCGAGGGCTGGACCTACGCCACGCTCTACCCGTCCTACGAGCTCGTCGCCGAGATCGCCGAGGAGACCACGGCGCTGCGCGGCACCCCGGGCTTCGACCGCACCACCGCCGAGGAGCCACAGCTCGGCCGCATGATCACCGAGATCCACCGGGCCGCCGAGACCGGCAACGCCCTGGCCGCCGACAGCCTGCTGCGGACCGTCGTCGCCCTCCTGCTGCGCCGCTACGGCGGCCCGCTCCCGGCGCGTACGCCACGCACCGCGGGAGCCCGGACCGCCGCCCGCGCCCGGACCGTCCTGGAGGAGCGGATGGCCGATCCGCCCTCCCTGGAGCGGCTGGCGCAGGAGCTCGGTACCAGCCCGTTCGCGCTGCTGCGGGCCTTCAAGAGCGCGTACGGCATGCCGCCGCACACCTGGCTCACCGACGCCCGGGTGCGCCGGGCCCGCAGGCTCCTGGAAGCCGGCCGCACACCCGCCGATACGGCCGTCGCCGTCGGCTTCACCGACCAGCCGCATCTGAACCGGCACTTCACCCGGATCGTCGGCGTACCGCCCGGCGCGTACCGGAGGGAGCGGTCGGCCCAGAGGCGGGCGGTACGACCGGAGCGGCTCTGACTGCGCGGTCGGGGGGTGTGCGCGCCGGGCGCAAGAACGTACAAGACCTGCGGCAGTCCCGGAACCTAAGGTCCGGGACGTGCCAGAACAGACAGAGATACGCACCACGGAGCGGGCCGCGCCACCGCCGCCGGCACCGCCCGCGACCTCCGACGCCGCCGTCATCAGGGACGCGCTCGGCGTCGGCATCGCCGTCGGCCTCTCCGGATTCGCCTTCGGCGTGACCTCGGCCGGCGCCGGGCTCAGCCTCTTGCAGACCTGCGCGCTCAGCCTGCTGGTGTTCACCGGGGCCTCGCAGCTAGCCCTCGTCGGCGCGCTGGCGGCGGGCGGCAACCCGCTCACCGCCGCGGCCGGCGCGTTCTTCCTGGGTGCCCGCAACGCCTTCTACGGGCTGCGGCTGTCCGCCGTCCTCGGGTACCGGGCCACGGTCAAACCGTTCGCCGCCCACTGGGTCCTCGACGAAACCTCGGCCGTCGCCCTGGC is part of the Streptomyces platensis genome and harbors:
- a CDS encoding Lhr family helicase is translated as MAEAAFETFSPATRGWFAGAFSAPTAAQEGAWRAIGAGSDVLVVAPTGSGKTLAAFLASLDALASSPPPAEPKKRCRVLYVSPLKALAVDVERNLRSPLTGIRQESVRRGLPEPDITVGIRSGDTPPAERRSIANRPPDILITTPESLFLMLTSSAREALAGVETVILDEVHAVAGTKRGAHLALSLERLDELLARPARRIGLSATVRPVEEVARYLSPRRRVEIVQPPSGKRFDLSVVVPVEDMGELGGSPVQEGDTGEKPSIWPQVEEKIADLVQAHRSTIVFANSRRLAERLCNRLNEIAYERATGEALPEHHSPAELMAEAGAAKGAPALLARAHHGSVSKEQRAQVEEDLKAGRLPAVVATSSLELGIDMGAVDLVVQVESPPSVASGLQRVGRAGHQVGAVSTGIVFPKYRGDLVQAAVVTERMRSGAIEALRVPANPLDVLAQQLVAMAAMDTWDVEELLALVRRAAPFAALPESAFTAVLDMLAGRYPSDAFAELRPRLVWDRVAQTVTGRPGAQRLAVTSGGTIPDRGLFGVFLAGGDSGKGGGGRRVGELDEEMVYESRVGDVFTLGTTSWRIEDITRDRVLVTPAPGVPGRLPFWKGDQLGRPLELGRALGAFLREIGSLAPEDAGARLSAAGLDDWAVSNVLSYLAEQKQACGHVPDDRTIVVERFRDELGDWRVVIHSPFGAQVHAPWALALGARLAERHGMDAQVMHADDGIVLRLPDADLMGLDLLDGDSGFDPSAGPPGHGAEYDPEQSPVGAADVAFDQGEVDQLVTDQVGGSALFASRFRECAARALLLPRRSPGKRTPLWQQRQRAAQLLQVASEFGSFPIVLEAVRECLQDVFDVPGLTELMGDIESRRVRLVEVTTPEPSPFARSLLFGYVAQFLYEGDSPLAERRAAALSLDSRLLAELLGQAELRELLDAEVLTELERELQWRTDDRRVKDVEGVADVLRLLGPLTDAELAERGADPAWPRELAATRRALSVRIAGADHWAAVEDAGRLRDALGTALPVGVPESFTEPVKDPLGDLLSRYARTHGPFTSEQAAARFGLGTAVTDGALQRLAAAGRVVQGEFHPAGIGQEWCDAQVLRRLRRRSLAALREELEPVPPAALAAFLPQWQHVGAPRPATASGVSAPLGGASHSLRGIDGLVRAIEQLQGAPVPASALEKLVLPSRVGGYSPALLDELTATGEVLWAGAGALPGKDGWLSLHLADSAPLLLPPPLPLELTALHESLLTALAPGYGLFFRQLADQVRATTHPDATDPQLADALWDLAWSGRLTNDTLAPLRALLGSGRTAGSTAHRARRAVPRGRYGSLTAAAGRGGRPTASRSGPPTVGGRWSLLPTTEPDPTHRAHALARALLDRHGVVTRGAVAAEGVEGGFSAAYRVLAAFEESGQARRGYVVEGLGAAQFAMDGAVDRLRAVSTQRERTADAGLPESGPAPSRRGGPQRAVVLAAADPANAYGAALSWPEPPEGSTHKPGRKAGSLVVLVDGELTLYMERGGKTLLIWPLGPAPDRAATDPRLQLAVEALTDAARAGALGTITTERINGTAALTSPYAVTLETAGFHPTPRGLRLRG
- a CDS encoding AraC family transcriptional regulator translates to MVMVSGESAADGGPGAAAVPRARGEWARHWRYDGLPGLDLLRARYVRHSFPRHAHDGYVVCAVTSGIEEVGLRQGTVRAGHGGIIMINPEVAHTARAGAPEGWTYATLYPSYELVAEIAEETTALRGTPGFDRTTAEEPQLGRMITEIHRAAETGNALAADSLLRTVVALLLRRYGGPLPARTPRTAGARTAARARTVLEERMADPPSLERLAQELGTSPFALLRAFKSAYGMPPHTWLTDARVRRARRLLEAGRTPADTAVAVGFTDQPHLNRHFTRIVGVPPGAYRRERSAQRRAVRPERL